The genomic stretch GCCGGAAGGAGGGAAAATCTGGAAGGACAGAACCGCGGCGAAGAGAATGAACAGGACTCGGAGGATCCAGGTCATCGCATTCTTGCTCCCGTCGGGAAAGAATCGAAATAACCGGCGGGATTATAGCAACGATTCGACCGCCTCCGCGAGGGAGCCGACTCCCGTCAGCTCGATCCCCTTCTCGAAAGCCAGATCCCGGAGGTTCGGCTGGGGAAGCAGGCAGCGGCGAAAGCCGAGCCGGGCGGCCTCGCGAATCCGCTCGGACGCCCGTCCCACGGCGCGCACCTCCCCAACGAGCCCGATCTCGCCGAAGACCACGGTGTCGGCGCGGGCGGGGCGGTTCAGCAGCGACGAGGCCAGGGCGCAGGCGATGGGGAGATCGGCGGCCGGCTCGCTCAGGCGCACCCCCCCGGCCACGTTGAGAAAGACATCTTGACCGGAGAACGCCAGGCCGGCCCTCTTCTCCAGCACCGCCAGAAGCAGGGCCGCGCGGCCGGCGTCGAATCCGGTGGCGGCCCGGCGGGGCGAAGGGGAGAGCGCGCTGGCCGCGAGCGCCTGGGTTTCCACGAGCACCGGCACCGTCCCTTCCATCGAGCAGAACACCACCGAGCCCGGCGCGCCGCTGCGCCGCTGCGCCAGGAAGAGCGACGACGGGTTCGCGACCGGCGACAGGCCCCGGTCGGTCATCTCGAAGACTCCCATTTCGCCGGACGGTCCGAACCGGTTCTTCACGGTCCGCAGGATCCGATGGGAGAAGGAGGCGTCGCCCTCGAAGTAGATCACCGTGTCGACGAGATGCTCCAGGGTCTTCGGGCCCGCAAGGTTGCCGTCCTTGGTGACGTGCCCAATCAGGAAGAGCGGCACGCCGCGCTCCTTCGCGAAAAGCAGGAGCCGCGAGGCCGATTCGCGGACCTGGGCGACGCTTCCGGCCGGTGACGGAAGCGTCGCGGCGGAGACGGTCTGGATCGAATCGACGATCAAGGCGCCGGGGAGGATCTCCTCCGCCGCCTCGAGGATGCGCTCCAGGGAGTTCTCGGGAAGGAGCAGGACCTGCTCGGCGGCGAGACCGAGTCGCCCGGCGCGCAGAGCGATCTGGGCGCCCGATTCCTCGCCGGTCGCGTAAAGCACCGGCGTTCCGGCGCGCGCCAGCGCCGCCGCGGCCTGCAGGAGCAGGGTCGACTTCCCGATCCCCGGGTCTCCCCCCACCAGGATCCCCATGCCCGGGACCATCCCGCCTCCCAGCACCCGATCGAGAGGAGCGATCCCCGACACGCGGCGGGCGCCCGGCTCGGATCCGGCCCAGCCTGCCAACGGCCGCGCGGCCGGGCCGGGCCCGGAGCGGCGCGCCGGGGAGGCTTCTCGGAGGGCCCCCTCCTGCAGGCTGTTCCATTCCTGGCAGGCGGGACAACGGCCCAGCCACTTGGGGCTTTCGTTGCCGCAGGATCGACACAAGAAGAGGGAGGCCTTCACGGCCGGCCTCTGGCGAACCGGCTGCGGACCTCTTCCAGCCGCCCGCCGCGGAAGTAGAGTCTCGGCACCCTCCAGCCGATGCCGCACAGGATTTCCCAAGACACGGTGCCGGCCTCGGCGGCCACTTGGTCGGCCCCCTGAAGCTCGCCGCCCTGGCTCCCGATCAGGACCGCCTCGTCCCCCAGCGCCGCTTCGGGGATATCGGTGACGTCCAGCGTGGTGAGGTCCATGCTGATCCGGCCGGCGATTGGAACGCGCCTGCCGCGAACCAGGAAGTGCCCCCGGTTCGAGAGAGAGCGGATGACTCCGTCGTCGTAACCGGCGGCGACCGTGGCGATCCGGCTTTTCCTTCGGGCCACGAACGTCGCCCCGTACCCGACCGCTTCCCCCTCGGGGACTTCCTTGACCAGGACGATCCGGCTCGTCAGCCGGAGGACCGGAGCCAGGGGAATCGCCCGGTTGCGCGGAGAGGGACGGTAGCCGTAAAGCAGCAGCCCGGGACGCACCAGCGTGAGGCCTTCCGGCAGGCGATCCAGCACGGCGGCCGAATTGGCGAGGTGCAGCAGAGGCGGGGCGTAGCCGCGCGATCGGATCAGCCCCACCACCTCGTCGAAGCGCTCTCTCTGCACCCGCGTGAGGGGGTGATCGGGGTCATCGGCGCAGGCGAGGTGGGAGAAGACTCCCTCCAGCGCCAGAGCCGGGGAACGCGCGAGGATCTCCAGCAAGGCTCCGGCAAGCGTCCAGGGAACTCCGAGGCGGCCCATGCCGGTGTCGACCTTCAGATGAAAGGGGGCGGGCCGGCCCGCCCGGGAGGCGGCGGCCTGGAGCGCGGCGATCTGATCCTCCCGGAACAGAGCCGGCGTGACCCGTTCGCGGACCACCGCCTCCATCTGGGCGGGCTCGAGCGGGCCCATCACCAGGATCGGAACCTCGATCCCGGCCCGCCGGAGCTCCTGCGCCTCCTCCAGCAGGGCGACCGCGAGCCGGTCGATTCCCGCCGCGGCGAGCGCGCGCGCCACGGGAACGGCGCCGTGGCCGTAGGCATCCGCCTTCACGACGCCCATCACCGGCAGGCCGCCGGCGCGCGATCGGATGGCGGCCAGATTCGCCTCCAGGGCGTCGAGCGACACTTCCGCCCGGGTCGGCCGCTGCTCCGGAAAGTCGGCGGCGCTCACTCCGGCTGCCAGCCGGGTTCGTCGACCCTCGTCTCGAACTTGGTGTACTGCTTGATGAAGGCCAGGGGAACGAGGCCGATCGGGCCGTTCCGCTGCTTGGCGATGATCAGGTCCGCCTTGCCGCGGTTGTCCTCGGTGGGCTTGTAGACTTCCTCGCGATAGATGAAGAGCACCACGTCGGCGTCCTGCTCGATGGCCCCCGATTCCCGGAGATCCGAAAGCTGCGGGCGGCGGTCCCCGCCGCGCGTCTCCGGCGCCCGGGAGAGCTGCGAGATCGCGATGATCGGTATCTGGAGCTCCTTGGCCAGCTCCTTCAAGGAGCGGGAGATCTCCGAGATCTCCTGCGTGCGGTTCTCCACCCGCCCGCGCCCCCGGATCAGCTGAAGGTAGTCGATGATGAGCATGTCGAGCCCGTGCTCGCTCTTGAGCCGCCTCGCCTTGGCGCGCATCTCCAGCACGCCGATCCCGGCGGTGTCGTCGATGAAGATCGGAGCCGCGGCGAGCCGGGCGAAGGCCTCCGTCAGCTTCTTCCAGTCGTCCTTGGACAGGCGCCCCGTGCGCAGGAGGTGCGCGTCGATCCGGCCGAGGGAGCACAGCATTCGCAGGAAAAGCTGCTCCCGGGACATTTCCAGGGAGAAGAGGCCGATCCGGCGCGCCTCCTTCAGCGCCGCGTTCTGGGCGACGTTCAGGCAGAACGTGGTCTTGCCCATCGCGGGCCGCGCGGCCACGACGATCAGATCCGATTTCTGCAGTCCGGCGGTGTACTCGTCCAGCTTCTCGTAGCCGGTCGCGAGGCCGGTGATCAGGGAGCGGCTTTCGGTGAGCTCCTCGATGACCTTCAGCGACGCTTCGGCGATCGTCCGGATGGGAAGGAATCCGACCGAGAGGGTGTCCTGGGCGATCCGGAAGATCGAGGACTCGGCGCGATCCAGGATTTGCTCCACCTCGTCCTCGGCCCGGTAGCATTCGGTGAGAATTCCCGAGGCCGAGCCGATGAGCCCCCGCAGGATCGCTTTTTCCTTGACGATCCGGGCGTAGTACTCGATGTGCCGGGAGGTCGGGACGCCGTCGGCGAGGGCCGCGATGTAGGCGGGGCCGCCCACCTGCTCGAGCACTCCCGTCCTGGCAAGCTCCTCCTTCAGCGTGATTTCGTCGATTGCGGTGGCGCGCTCCGAGAGCGCCTCCATCACCTTGTAGATCTTGCGGTGGGTGTCCTGGTAGAAATCGCTGTCCTTGAGGATTTCCTGGGCCCGGTTGATCGCCTGGTTCTCGAGCAGGATCGATCCGAGGACCGAGCGCTCGGCGTCGACGCTGTGGGGAAGGTTTTTTTCGAGGGTGATATCGGTCGCCATCGCGGCCCGGGAGCGGCGCGCTGGCGCGCCGCCGAAGAATCAGGATCGGCTCTCCGCAGGAGACGGACTATAACACGGATCGAGAATCGTTGACCCGCTGATTCCCCTATGCTAACTTTCGTCACGGCCGGAGCAGAAAGGACGGTCGCCGCCCTTGCAAAAGGGGGGAGGAAAGTCCGGACTCCGCAGGGCATTGCGCTGGGTAACACCCAGTCCCGGTGACGGGAAGGAAAGTGCCACAGAAAAGATACCGCCGGAGCCGCGTAACGGGCGGCCCTCTCGTGAGAGGCGCCCGGCTTCGGTAAGGGTGAAAAGGTGCGGTAAGAGCGCACCAGTGCTCCGGGTGACTGGAGCAGCTTGGTAAACCCCGCAAGGAGCAAGGCCAAATAGGGAAGCATTCGGGGTGGCCCGCCTCCGCTTCCGGGTAGGCTGCAGGGCTCCGGGGAGACCCGGGGTCCCCGGCGGGAGTAATCCCTCCGGTAGAGGAATGACCGTCGCCCGGCCCTCGGGGCCGGGGACAGAATCCGGCTTATTTTCTGCTCCGGCCGTTTCTTTCGCGCCCTTCCGACACGCGCCCCGCGCGGCGCGCCGGTGCCCATTGGAAACATCCCACGCAGCCAAGCTGAAGGAAGAGATCGTTCGACTCGCCGCGACGCTCTCCGACGATCTGTTCTCGTTCAGCCGGGCCCTTTACGACGATCCGGAGCTGAGCCTTGAGGAGCACCGCGCCGCCGCCCGCCTGGCCGAGCTCTTAAGCGGCGGCGGCTACCAGGTCGAGCGCGGCGTCGCCGGCCTCCCCACCTCCTTCGTCGCCGCGGGCGGCGGCCTCTTGCCGGGTCCGCGGATCGGCATTCTCGCCGAATACGACGCCCTGCCCGGAGTCGGGCACGGCTGTGGACACAACCTGATCGCCGCCTCGGCCCTGGGCGCCGGCCTGATCCTGGGCCGCCTCCGCGAGCGCCTTCCCGGGGAAGTCCGGATCATCGGAACGCCGGCCGAGGAGACCGTCGGCGGCAAGGCGCTGATGGTCCGGGAAGGAGTCTTCCGCGATCTCGACGCCGCCATGATGATCCATCCGGGGACCGAGTTCCGCGTCCACACGACGTCGCTCGCCTGCCAGTCGATTCAAATCGTGTTCGAAGGCAAGGCGTCCCACGCCGTGGCGGCGCCCGATCGCGGCGTGAACGCCCTGGATCCTCTGGTCCAGCTCTACGTGGGAATCGACGCGATGCGCAAAGGGCTCACGCCGGAGGTGCGGATTCCCGGGGTCATCGTGGAGGGCGGCAAGCGCGCCAACATCGTCCCCGATCGGGCGGTCGGTCGCTTCAGCGTTCGCGCCCGCAACCGGACGGCGGTCGGGGCGGTCCTGGATCGGATCGTCCGGATGGCGAACTCCTTGTCGGCGGCCGGCGGGGCGCGGGTCGTCGTGACCCGGATCGATGAAGCCTACGACGAGATGCTCACGAACCGCGTGATGGCGGATCTCTTCAAGGAAAATCTGCGCTCCCTCGGGGTGGAGACGAACGATGCGCCGCGCGAGCGCATGGGATCGCTGGACATGGGGAACGTGAGCCAGGTCGTGCCTTCCCTGCACGCCTACGTGGCCATCGTCCCGGACACGGGCGCCCTGCACACGCGGGAATTCGCGGAGGCCACCGTCTCCGAGAGCGGCCGCCGGGGACTTCTCCTGGCCGCGCAGGCCCTCGCCATGACGGCGG from Candidatus Polarisedimenticolia bacterium encodes the following:
- the radA gene encoding DNA repair protein RadA, with the protein product MKASLFLCRSCGNESPKWLGRCPACQEWNSLQEGALREASPARRSGPGPAARPLAGWAGSEPGARRVSGIAPLDRVLGGGMVPGMGILVGGDPGIGKSTLLLQAAAALARAGTPVLYATGEESGAQIALRAGRLGLAAEQVLLLPENSLERILEAAEEILPGALIVDSIQTVSAATLPSPAGSVAQVRESASRLLLFAKERGVPLFLIGHVTKDGNLAGPKTLEHLVDTVIYFEGDASFSHRILRTVKNRFGPSGEMGVFEMTDRGLSPVANPSSLFLAQRRSGAPGSVVFCSMEGTVPVLVETQALAASALSPSPRRAATGFDAGRAALLLAVLEKRAGLAFSGQDVFLNVAGGVRLSEPAADLPIACALASSLLNRPARADTVVFGEIGLVGEVRAVGRASERIREAARLGFRRCLLPQPNLRDLAFEKGIELTGVGSLAEAVESLL
- the alr gene encoding alanine racemase is translated as MSAADFPEQRPTRAEVSLDALEANLAAIRSRAGGLPVMGVVKADAYGHGAVPVARALAAAGIDRLAVALLEEAQELRRAGIEVPILVMGPLEPAQMEAVVRERVTPALFREDQIAALQAAASRAGRPAPFHLKVDTGMGRLGVPWTLAGALLEILARSPALALEGVFSHLACADDPDHPLTRVQRERFDEVVGLIRSRGYAPPLLHLANSAAVLDRLPEGLTLVRPGLLLYGYRPSPRNRAIPLAPVLRLTSRIVLVKEVPEGEAVGYGATFVARRKSRIATVAAGYDDGVIRSLSNRGHFLVRGRRVPIAGRISMDLTTLDVTDIPEAALGDEAVLIGSQGGELQGADQVAAEAGTVSWEILCGIGWRVPRLYFRGGRLEEVRSRFARGRP
- the dnaB gene encoding replicative DNA helicase; this translates as MATDITLEKNLPHSVDAERSVLGSILLENQAINRAQEILKDSDFYQDTHRKIYKVMEALSERATAIDEITLKEELARTGVLEQVGGPAYIAALADGVPTSRHIEYYARIVKEKAILRGLIGSASGILTECYRAEDEVEQILDRAESSIFRIAQDTLSVGFLPIRTIAEASLKVIEELTESRSLITGLATGYEKLDEYTAGLQKSDLIVVAARPAMGKTTFCLNVAQNAALKEARRIGLFSLEMSREQLFLRMLCSLGRIDAHLLRTGRLSKDDWKKLTEAFARLAAAPIFIDDTAGIGVLEMRAKARRLKSEHGLDMLIIDYLQLIRGRGRVENRTQEISEISRSLKELAKELQIPIIAISQLSRAPETRGGDRRPQLSDLRESGAIEQDADVVLFIYREEVYKPTEDNRGKADLIIAKQRNGPIGLVPLAFIKQYTKFETRVDEPGWQPE
- a CDS encoding M20 family metallopeptidase, which translates into the protein METSHAAKLKEEIVRLAATLSDDLFSFSRALYDDPELSLEEHRAAARLAELLSGGGYQVERGVAGLPTSFVAAGGGLLPGPRIGILAEYDALPGVGHGCGHNLIAASALGAGLILGRLRERLPGEVRIIGTPAEETVGGKALMVREGVFRDLDAAMMIHPGTEFRVHTTSLACQSIQIVFEGKASHAVAAPDRGVNALDPLVQLYVGIDAMRKGLTPEVRIPGVIVEGGKRANIVPDRAVGRFSVRARNRTAVGAVLDRIVRMANSLSAAGGARVVVTRIDEAYDEMLTNRVMADLFKENLRSLGVETNDAPRERMGSLDMGNVSQVVPSLHAYVAIVPDTGALHTREFAEATVSESGRRGLLLAAQALAMTAVDLVTQAEAVPAARREFLAATGQGGE